TTCTGCACATTGTGataacacctgtttactgtgatcttattacaaacacacacacacacacacacacacacacacacacacacacacacacacacacacacacacacacacacacacacacacacacacacacacacacgcacacacacatacaaatatctCTCAGTCTacaacaggattcgaacctgcacactctgcatCAAAATACGCTGTACTTTAGCCACACAGATACCAGACTAAGTACGGGCGCCTAGCCGAAACtacacactgtctcccacaccccGGGACACCAGGATTATACCTGGACGgtttttcgggggtcaacgcccccccggccctgtccatgaccagaccaTACTTGTggtaagttatttcatcaaaccCTGCCACATGCAGGGAGCTTCGAATTGATCGTAGTGTCCCTATGGTAAACTCCTGTATTCTATCAGTCTGCAGGTTTACTGAGGGTTAGATAGACTTCGTGGGTAAAGCAACGTGAGAATTATTACTGCTGCAGTAAAATATTTTAATGTCTGGGGATacaattctttttttttctagttTCGACACCTTGTATTCCATTGGTGTTGGAACTGTGCTGGGATTTGTGTGTGGGCGGTGAGCTCAGCTTCAGGAACCCAGTGCAGATAAAAGTGATAAATTACCgtcacgatggaaaaataaacacagacgcagtataatgtgatcctttgttgacaacgtttcgcccacacagtgagcctTAACAAACAggtctacctgggtaaagagtacacgAGACGAATGTGCAGGTCCCGTGCAGGTTCGTCTCTAATACAACCTACTCAACATTCTCTgcttgactctccacactatatatatatatatatatatatatatatatatatatatatatatatatatatatatatatatatatatatatatatatatatatatatatatatatatatctttacttTACccgggtagatctgtttgtggcttgatatagctcactgtgtgggcggaaCGTTTTCAATAACGGATCTCAGAAATCCAGATTGAAGGATACCTGTAGGATGTTTTCATTGGTCAACGCCCCTGCTGCCCTGTCTCAAACTAGGTCTCCTGGTGAATAAAAGCCTCTTcattcaggctgttgctgctggccgcacgcagtccaacgtacgaaccacagagcGGCTGGCCAGGAAACGGTTTGAGGAATTTaccgagtttcctcttgaagacagccagagtttATTGGCAGTTTCACTTATGCACAGAGGGAgagcgttgaagagtcggggatcTCTGACGCTCATCGAGTTCTCTTGAGCACAGTGGTTTCACTCCTGTATTTTAGTGGAGATACTTTGTACCGTCTGCCAGGTCTCTTGTCATACAGTGATTTCAGTTctcaggtttgggaccaatccccccaggattttccaagtgtaaattgtGACGTGTCTTTCCCTCTTATGTTCCAAGGAATACCGATAATATTTCAAGGGTTCCCAATAGTTCAGATGTCTGACTGAACGTGTACGAGCAGTGGAAGTTTTCTGTGTGTATTCCAGCTAGGCAATCTGTGCAGGagctgttagtatacagcagtattccagcctggagagaacgagTGACTAACATCACTGGCTCAACATCTCTTGTTTTGGAAGTTGTAGTTATCCAGTCTATTATTTTCATTACTGTAgcaatgttaacattgttgtgatctttgattgTGAGATCTTCTCGCATCATTACTCCCAGTTCTCGCGCATGAAACTTTCTCTCTATTGAATGATGGGTTGGAATGATGGGTTGGAATGATGGGTTGGAATGATGGGTGAGAATAATGGGTGGGAAGTATAATAGACGAGTATTGAATTTTGTGATAACTACCACCGAACTACcgccactacacaccacacaatcaccaccaccatcatcaccaccaccatctccatcaccatcaaccactaccatcaccacaaccaccaccacaaccgccaccacaaccaccaccacaatcaccatcatcaccaccaccacaaccatcaccacaaccaccaccatcaccaccaccacaaccaccaccatcaccacaaccaccaccatcaccaccacgacaaccaccaccataaccaccaccacaaccaccacgaccaccaccaccacaaccaccactatcaccacagtaGTCAGGTTTTCTTCTGTACGGAGcggctcccacagtatggcttCACGGTATGGCTTCCACTGTATGGCTTCCACAGAGCGGTCTCTATCGCCGACCGGGACTACCTCACCAGAATCAGTTACTTTATGGTACCGATTGACACAGGTGTTCTTACTCTGACTTGTGTTGACTCAGGTGTGTTATAAGGAGATTTTATCAGATACGCAATGGGTATGTGATTTTCAACCTTGGGTGTGATCgacatttcatggcgtctgtctgccctgtgacctcaccaaattttagtacaagaggacacagttggtctggaaagagatgttTATCTTAAATCTAGCTTGGGTGTGAGTAACATTTATGGCGCTcgtctgtctgacctgtgttgacACAGGTGTTCAGTAAGGAGATTATCGCCGGAGGGGGTGGGTTGTACAAAAATCATGGCGCAATAATTTGGGGTGAGCCATATAAGgtcaaggagtctctcagagcgagaaTTGTGTTTCCATCCCTCAAGCGTGACTGACCTCATCTTCCAATGGTGAATCCACACACATCATGgagaaaggtaagttgtacttagaAATCTTAACTCTTGATATGTGATGAAACAGATATTATTTAACAAGTGGAATAATTGAATGATATAACGGAAAATGTTTTGGGTTAATCATGTTGTTGGAGTATATGAGCGAAATTTTTACTGGAAAAGTGTGTTAATGAGTGAAATTCTTAACAGAGGATAAGAAAAGAATATACGCGAATTACTTGGAAGCATTAGTGAAGAGGAGATTGTCGATAAGAAGACGACGATCGTTGGAAATCAAGAGAGGCGGTGTACATCGTGATGAGAGATTGTTAGAATTACAGAATGAGTGGGATCGCATAGATGTATTATGGAAGAAGGCTGTAGAAACAGGTATGTATCCAAATTGTGATCAGTGCCTTTTACTTTTGTTGTTGAGAAAAATATTTATCGTAAAATTGTGTTAGTCACTCGAGAAAGATTTTGTTCTATTCATTAAAATCTtaattcgtaatatgtaaaaatatttgttttggggttatgaattggatataCTTTTTCCTCTGCAGGAAATACACCTGGTACTTCTAGTATTGTGAATGAAACTGAGAGTAATGATGCACAGCTTGGAGGTGCGGGGGGGATTGAAGATGAGAGTGCAGGTAGTTCTGCTAGTGTTGGTACCTCACAGCGCGGAGGTGCATCCGGggatgagagagcaactacctcacaAGACGTGTTTGTCAGTAATGTCGCACACAACAGTGGAGGTGAagatgagagagcaactacctcacatGATGCAGATGAGAGACCAGAAATTATCACATATATCCAGAATTTTAGAGGTAGGCACACAGTGAGGAAATATAGTGTTCCTTCAACTTATAACAGAGAgttaagaatgtatttacatgcttatagggattattttatagatcagatgcgagatatgtatgatagatcacctctagcaatgtcgctcagaatccacccgattatagttataaggacattacgtcaaaacatatcgggtgatgatcaaaatggacaatttgtgataaatttagcgtttgagttagtaagtgaagaggaaatctCTGAAGTATTTGACCGATGGGTGGGAACGATATTAGAAAGATATGATACAGAGTTGCAAGATCAGGAAGGATCTCTTTGGATCATAGATCAAATCGAATCTTTCAGTATCGAATATGTCAAAGTAGAATTCAGAGTACAAGTAGGATTATATGTGGCATATCCCAAGAAACTGCGGGGGAGCCAATATGTATTTAATCCAGAGATTAATGACGGGTTGTGTGTACTGCGTGCTTTTGCTGCCTATCAATGTCATAAAAAGAACATGTCATGGAAAAATATTCGCAGAGCAGTTAATACTAAGAAAGGATGTCTTAATCATGCAAAATCTTCTATAGATGATTTCCCCATTACACGTGATAAGTTAGGTATattagagaaggaaaataaagtgtCATTATATGTTTATCAATTAAGAAAGGATCAAGGTGGGACATTTATGGCTATGTGTCgtaaggggaataagaaatataaggaCATTATGTGCGCGTTATTGTTGAATGAAAGTCATTTGGTTTTAATCAAAGATTTTGACGGGTATGTTAGAACGATAATGTCAGAAAAAGGTGTAAAGAAGCGCTGTCGTAGTTGTTTGATGAAGTTGAATACACAGGAAGAGTTAGATATCCACGAAGATGGATGTAAAGTCAATCAGATTCTCGTATTCCCCCCGGAAAGAACAACAGTACACTTTAAAAATTTTAGTCATTCACATTCCAGCGAATATATCGGTGTGTTTGATTTCGAATGTGCATTAGACACCACTCTCCCGGCAGGTAAAATTGAGTctcgtcataaagccattgcctattgttatattatatttgatcgCACAGGAGAAATAGTGTGTATGAAGAGTTATAAGGGGGAGGATGCTGTTAATCATTTCATTTTAAGTGTTAGTGGTGAATGGACTAAGATAAAGTTTAGAAGAGCGTATCATGTAATCCATATGACAGAGGAGGATAAGATGAGACATGATTCCCAGGTCACTTGTGAATTATGtggtaacaccttcaaaaatgCCCAAGACAAACGTAAACATCATGATCACACTTTAAAATTCAATAATTATATTGGCACCTATTGTGGTCATTGCAATTTGCAGTGTAAAGATAAGAGTGAGAAATTATTACTTTTTTGCCATAACATGTCGtatgatttaggaataattttaaaggaattgcAGGTTGATAAATATGAAATTGAACTTCATTCGAAACAAGGACTCAGATTCTTGAAAGTAGACATAGGTAAGGTTAGATTTCAAGATTCTCTGTCTTTATTGAATGGATCTCTTTCCACTTTAGCAGATCAGCATATCAAGGCAGGCAAATCACTGAAATATACAGAGGCTATTCTGAAAGATGCGCCTCAGGATGTCTTACctttattatgtaaaggaaaGCAAGTTTTGTGTTATGATTATATTGATAGTTTAAAGAAACTCGATGAAACAAAACTACCGAGTAAAGaacatttttttaattctttgagaaataGTGCTATTAGCCAGGAAGATTATGATCATGCATTGAAAGTTTTTGACTTGGGTAAATGTAAGACTTTAGGAGATTATTTGATGTTATATCTCAAGACAGATGTTGGATTGTTAGCcgatgtcttcatggagtggcgtaaaacacttaaagatatttataagctagatgttagtaattatataagtttaccTTCATTCAGTTGGGACGCATTCCTCTtgaaaactaatgtgaaattaGATATGATATATTCCCATGAATTATATGACTTGATTAAAAGGAATCTCAGAGGAGGGTTTACGTGCGCAATTAATCAATATACTAAAGCAGATAATCCCTTAATTAATCCCAATTTTGTTGTTGAGAGTGGAATGGGCACCCATATTTTATATCTATATTTTAATTCTTTGTATGCTAGTGCgatggttgaagctcttccacaGAATGGTATCAGAAAATTATCGAATGAGGAGAAGGTTGCTTTCCTGGATGTGGGATTAAGTAATGTATCGTGTGAGGGTCAAAAGGGTTATTGGATAGAATGTGATACCAAATACGTCAcccctgaggtagctagacgCACTGATGACCTTCCTTTGATATTATCACACATGAATATATCACaagagatgttatctccttattgcgaatctatattgaaaaatgaaggtagaaagatccccaaatctaatgcgaaattagtgggcagtcatttacctcagaaaaattatttgatcagtctagatttgttacagttattactggaacttgggttagaggtggaaaaggttcataccatatatgaatatactcagtcaaaatttttagaacctttcataacaactaatattgcacagagaacagccacacgatgtcctatcaagtcaaaagctttcaaattaactaataacgcCATATTTGGGAAATCATTGTTGAATATCACAAAGTATGCTGAATATTATAGATATATCAAGAATGAGAAAGCATTTGTTAGAGCGAGTAAAGatcctttcttaaaaaatatcacacatttGAATCAAGACAGAGTGATTTGTACATTCAACAAAGAGAAATTAGAAGTTAAACAACCACTTTATCTcggttttcaaattcttgagatagctaaaaagaaattgtatcatttttggtataaagttttaaaacaacattatggtgatgatgtaagacttctTTATACCGATACTGACTCGTATATTTTTAGCTTAAAATGTAAAGATTTGTACACCGAGTTAAAAAGTGAACCTTTGTTAGGAtatatggatttttcaaatttcagtcctGATCATCCCTTATATGATGATAGTAGAAAAGGTGAGGTGGGGTTATTGAAATCTGAAATGTGTGATAATCATATTAGTGAGTTGATAGCACTGAAAGCTAAAATGTATTCTGTCAAGATTGCTGGAAGATCAACTACTGTCAGCAGAGCCAATGGTATCCCATTACATTTTATGCCATTATTAACTCATGCAAGATATAAGAATGTTTTAACAACTGTAGATAGGGAATTATTCACGTGCAAGTCTATAAGTAACgtaaaaggtgaaatatgtacAGTAAGGATTAACAAGAGAGGCATATCAGCCTTTGATGATAAAAGGTATCATTTGGATACTAATCAATCCTTggcttatggacaccctgatattccacTATCTAAACGTAGCAGAATAGAATGATTCTCatgttgtattaccagaaatgtatatgaaataaagtgtattggttgtataataaataaatgaaaatattgtgtattagtgttatcctgcattttaagttaatgaGAGGTTTTTATTTCATTTTAAGTTAAGGGAACACAGAGTGAGCCAGCTTGATCAGTCCTGTTGgtctgtgtgtgaggtcatcacgtgacgtcactgaccgctgattaaacacaggtggggtgaagtCATGCATGCGAGGAAGTTACTTATTTAGACTTGtattaagagaaagtaccatgccccatagggggagttcattttgaatgcttaACCCCCATAGGGAGGAACctaaaaaacttgatccaaggagatggagacaacaagaaaatgaaattcaaaaaatttcgaaaaaatttggggtgggggtggatggtgggaggtgtggggaaacctcaaaaacttgatccaaggagttggagaaTACAAGAAAATTCGAAAATATTTGGGGGGATGGATGGTAGttcaaatctttgtattattgatattgagaaaaatttgatccaaggaagtagagcagaatatatggggtagaagtggatggtaggaggtgtgggggagggtcttgatccaaggagttggagaccacaagaaattaaaaaaaatcgaaaaaaatgggaaaaaaattcggggagcgggggcgatccggcaGACTCTGCAGAAGGCGCAGGTGGGCGCAGGCGGGTgggtgggcgggcgggcgggcgcgagggcgcgcaggagggcgcgggcgggcggacGCGGCGCGGAGTCTGCTCAGAGGAGACCGCTGACCGTGCCGTACCGTGGAGaagccatactgtgggagccgCTCCGTGGGAGGCCGTTCAGAAGAAAACCtgactaaccaccaccacaaccaccaccaccaccacaaccaccaccacaaccatcaccaccaccacaaccaccatcatcatcacaaccataaccatcaccaccacaaccacaaccatcaccaccaccatcaccatcacagccaccaccatccccaccaccacaaccaccaccatcaccaccatcaccaccaccacaaccaccaccatcaccaccatcaccaccaccacaaccaccatcaccaccaccacaaccacaaccatcaccaccaacacaaccaccaccaccactacagccaccaccaccacagccaccaccatcaccacaaccaccaccatcaccaccaccaccaccacaaccaccaccaccaccacaatcatcaccaccaccacaaccaccaccatcaccaccaccacaaccattatcatcaccacaaccaccaccatcaccaccaccacaaccaccaccatcaccaccaccataaccaccaccataaccaccaccatcaccaccaccacaaccaccaccatccccaccaccacaaccaccaccatcaccaccaccata
The sequence above is drawn from the Cherax quadricarinatus isolate ZL_2023a chromosome 50, ASM3850222v1, whole genome shotgun sequence genome and encodes:
- the LOC128695401 gene encoding uncharacterized protein, whose protein sequence is MEKEDKKRIYANYLEALVKRRLSIRRRRSLEIKRGGVHRDERLLELQNEWDRIDVLWKKAVETGNTPGTSSIVNETESNDAQLGGAGGIEDESAGSSASVGTSQRGGASGDERATTSQDVFVSNVAHNSGGEDERATTSHDADERPEIITYIQNFRGRHTVRKYSVPSTYNRELRMYLHAYRDYFIDQMRDMYDRSPLAMSLRIHPIIVIRTLRQNISGDDQNGQFVINLAFELVSEEEISEVFDRWVGTILERYDTELQDQEGSLWIIDQIESFSIEYVKVEFRVQVGLYVAYPKKLRGSQYVFNPEINDGLCVLRAFAAYQCHKKNMSWKNIRRAVNTKKGCLNHAKSSIDDFPITRDKLGILEKENKVSLYVYQLRKDQGGTFMAMCRKGNKKYKDIMCALLLNESHLVLIKDFDGYVRTIMSEKGVKKRCRSCLMKLNTQEELDIHEDGCKVNQILVFPPERTTVHFKNFSHSHSSEYIGVFDFECALDTTLPAGKIESRHKAIAYCYIIFDRTGEIVCMKSYKGEDAVNHFILSVSGEWTKIKFRRAYHVIHMTEEDKMRHDSQVTCELCGNTFKNAQDKRKHHDHTLKFNNYIGTYCGHCNLQCKDKSEKLLLFCHNMSYDLGIILKELQVDKYEIELHSKQGLRFLKVDIGKVRFQDSLSLLNGSLSTLADQHIKAGKSLKYTEAILKDAPQDVLPLLCKGKQVLCYDYIDSLKKLDETKLPSKEHFFNSLRNSAISQEDYDHALKVFDLGKCKTLGDYLMLYLKTDVGLLADVFMEWRKTLKDIYKLDVSNYISLPSFSWDAFLLKTNVKLDMIYSHELYDLIKRNLRGGFTCAINQYTKADNPLINPNFVVESGMGTHILYLYFNSLYASAMVEALPQNGIRKLSNEEKVAFLDVGLSNVSCEGQKGYWIECDTKYVTPEVARRTDDLPLILSHMNISQEMLSPYCESILKNEGRKIPKSNAKLVGSHLPQKNYLISLDLLQLLLELGLEVEKVHTIYEYTQSKFLEPFITTNIAQRTATRCPIKSKAFKLTNNAIFGKSLLNITKYAEYYRYIKNEKAFVRASKDPFLKNITHLNQDRVICTFNKEKLEVKQPLYLGFQILEIAKKKLYHFWYKVLKQHYGDDVRLLYTDTDSYIFSLKCKDLYTELKSEPLLGYMDFSNFSPDHPLYDDSRKGEVGLLKSEMCDNHISELIALKAKMYSVKIAGRSTTVSRANGIPLHFMPLLTHARYKNVLTTVDRELFTCKSISNVKGEICTVRINKRGISAFDDKRYHLDTNQSLAYGHPDIPLSKRSRIE